A single window of Drosophila suzukii chromosome 3, CBGP_Dsuzu_IsoJpt1.0, whole genome shotgun sequence DNA harbors:
- the mia gene encoding transcription initiation factor TFIID subunit 6, which yields MWQFENKKTTEMKASDKDEGFCKKFLSQRSLAAISMHSTGRQVGDDVSKLLSLSLEEDISNLLGEAGKYMRRIREHRLDLSHIQHAVRMDADLGMDIFFRLVVSGVGPRHLLEENPLVAGGALSTEPGPVPLASGQESEPGIPLDPANSHAGWLKAEQVLLMPSKRYPLTKEQQYFFGLVTEACVGSSESRRQRALQTLSTDPSLEGLLPTLSAFIAEMTISNVAQENIAILFYLMRMVRALLANTRLNLLQYLHLILPAVLTCQLTKLSPDLEKQWALREYCGNIIAHILRHFDASENIILPRVIGVYQRALTKEPLATVFGAVIGLGKLGSHVVRACIVPQLPHLSKRIEPHLSSTATDGISTPSLDRQAAKYIRHRVAKVCPPVLKRIHEAPDLPDQYALTYGFLGPSLCDSVVVSRVTVEALAAAKMEAEKASKMHQRQSAADQHSNSRRAGAVCAVSKAPVIGKQKPRNGVRCSSDVPKSSCHNLLVNGKIVKILPRISRNPIVPNLKQAVLAKPPGYVVAQSDRVPMPQFKNVVVPPVSMSSYLPASKGILLKPNKLCVLQPTNKGNVLTPFNNGRKPVT from the exons ATGTGGCAGTTTGAAAACAAAAAGACAACTGAAATGAAAGCCTCCGACAAAGACGAGGGCTTCTGCAAAAAGTTCTTGTCGCAGCGTTCCCTGGCTGCGATATCCATGCATAGCACGGGTCGTCAGGTGGGCGACGACGTTTCCAAGTTGTTGTCGCTCAGTCTCGAAGAAGACATTTCCAACCTGCTGGGCGAGGCGGGAAAATACATGCGGCGCATCCGGGAGCATAGGCTGGATTTGTCGCACATCCAGCATGCTGTCCGGATGGACGCCGACCTTGGCATGGACATTTTCTTCAGACTGGTCGTGAGCGGAGTTGGCCCAAGACATCTGCTCGAAGAGAATCCCCTTGTTGCGGGCGGCGCTCTTTCCACCGAACCTGGTCCCGTCCCTCTCGCTTCCGGTCAGGAATCTGAACCGGGGATTCCTCTTGACCCGGCCAACTCCCACGCAGGCTGGCTGAAGGCGGAGCAGGTGCTGCTGATGCCGAGCAAGCGTTATCCGCTGACCAAGGAGCAGCAGTACTTCTTCGGGCTGGTTACCGAAGCCTGCGTCGGCAGCTCGGAGTCCCGGCGCCAGCGGGCGCTTCAAACCCTCTCAACAGATCCCTCACTGGAGGGGCTACTGCCCACGCTCAGCGCGTTCATCGCGGAGATGACAATCTCCAACGTGGCCCAGGAGAACATCGCGATTCTCTTCTACCTCATGCGGATGGTCAGAGCTCTTTTGGCAAACACCAGGTTGAATTTGCTACAATAT CTCCACCTGATCCTGCCGGCCGTTCTAACCTGTCAGCTCACCAAATTATCGCCCGACTTGGAGAAACAATGGGCTTTGAGGGAGTACTGTGGCAACATAATAGCCCATATATTGCGCCACTTCGATGCCTCCGAAAACATCATCCTTCCTAGAGTTATTGG GGTTTACCAAAGGGCTCTCACAAAGGAGCCTCTGGCGACGGTGTTTGGAGCAGTCATTGGCCTGGGAAAGTTGGGTAGTCACGTGGTGCGCGCCTGCATTGTGCCTCAATTACCTCATCTATCTAAGCGCATCGAGCCTCATCTGAGCTCGACTGCCACCGATGGGATCTCCACCCCCAGTCTGGACAGACAGGCTGCTAAGTACATTCGTCATCGTGTAGCAAAGGTGTGCCCCCCGGTGCTAAAGAGAATTCACGAAGCACCTGATCTCCCGGATCAGTATGCGCTTACCTACGGATTTTTGGGTCCGTCGTTGTGTGATTCCGTCGTCGTATCTCGCGTCACGGTGGAAGCGTTGGCTGCAGCCAAGATGGAGGCTGAAAAGGCGTCAAAAATGCACCAACGCCAATCGGCTGCCGATCAACACAGTAACTCAAGACGTGCAGGAGCTGTTTGTGCCGTCTCGAAAGCTCCAGTCATTGGCAAACAGAAGCCCAGGAACGGAGTTCGTTGCAGCAGCGATGTTCCCAAATCTAGTTGTCATAATCTCCTTGTGAATGGAAAGATCGTCAAGATCCTGCCGCGGATATCGCGCAATCCAATAGTTCCGAATCTAAAGCAGGCTGTCCTGGCCAAGCCCCCGGGTTACGTGGTTGCTCAATCGGACCGGGTTCCAATGCCGCAGTTCAAAAACGTTGTAGTCCCTCCCGTGTCCATGAGCTCTTATTTGCCAGCCAGCAAGGGAATACTTTTAAAGCCAAACAAGCTGTGCGTTTTGCAACCTACTAATAAGGGAAATGTTCTTACACCTTTTAATAATGGCCGAAAGCCTGTTACTTAA
- the Pcmt gene encoding protein-L-isoaspartate(D-aspartate) O-methyltransferase: MAWRSVGANNEDLIRQLKDHGVIASDGVAKAMAETDRKHYSPRNPYMDAPQPIGGGVTISAPHMHAFALEYLRDHLKPGAHVLDVGSGSGYLTACFYRYIKAKGTDPETRIVGIEHQADLVKISKANLNTDDRGMLESGHLLIVEGDGRKGYPDSAPYNAIHVGAAAPDTPTELINQLANGGRLIVPVGPDGGSQYMQQYDKDANGKVEMTRLMGVMYVPLTDLRS; this comes from the exons ATGGCGTGGCGTTCCGTGGGAGCCAATAATGAGGACCTCATTCGTCAACTGAAGG ATCACGGCGTCATAGCAAGTGATGGGGTGGCCAAGGCGATGGCGGAAACCGACCGCAAGCACTACTCCCCGCGGAATCCCTACATGGACGCCCCGCAACCCATCGGAGGTGGTGTAACCATCAGTGCTCCTCATATG CATGCCTTCGCCTTGGAGTATCTACGCGACCACCTGAAGCCTGGTGCACATGTGCTGGACGTGGGCTCTGGATCGGGATACCTCACGGCCTGCTTTTATCGTTATATCAAGGCTAAGGGCACCGATCCGGAGACCCGTATCGTGGGCATAGAGCATCAGGCAGACCTGGTCAAGATTAGCAAGGCCAACTTGAACACTGACGACCGTGGCATGCTCGAATCCGGACACTTGTTGATAGTCGAGGGCGACGGGCGCAAGGGATACCCAGATAGTGCCCCCTATAACGCCATTCATGTGGGAGCAGCTGCTCCGGACACGCCCACCGAACTGATAAACCAACTGGCCAATGGCGGGCGTCTCATAGTGCCCGTGGGTCCCGACGGAGGCTCTCAGTATATGCAACAG TACGACAAGGACGCAAATGGAAAGGTGGAGATGACACGTCTAATGGGCGTGATGTACGTGCCCCTAACGGATCTACGCTCCTGA
- the Snm1 gene encoding DNA cross-link repair 1A protein, translating into MSNVGKIKIKSFAELQATTGINVEPDPDPPPTSDINTPKKKSAGKSRAATTTKKVQVKTDPLGGVTIASTVIKRSSKKTPLPGQMRIDSFFKSASKNYKVNMVPKSSAKTVDPPLAKRKGTSRGRKRLFDESTTTSSASADTLDLKPPEKRVQPGRRAKGKENASLSEAEVIDLCSEDEQTIKNELPQETSPSTARSPKSVSKLRTPLHGSIPEEKPSTPYPEAKLASPASVKSSPGLLRSLSETFSNPSESPMPKNSKKGTGRKPKKPKPCPPYKVVEGTSFCVDGFQFGEVDGVTHYFLTHYHADHYIGLTKKFCYPLFMSPTTARLVRTFIKVNEVCIHEIDVDQTLIVEGVQVTALEANHCPGALMFFFKLSSGECILHTGDFRASAEMESLPIFWNHANIDLLYLDTTYMNKNYDFCHQTESVDRAIDLVRAFIEKNPTKRILMVCGSYVIGKEKIWLALANEFALTVWTEPNRSIAAKCLQLPDLEAVLTDDPRKANLHVITMGKVSYPSLVEYFSQFEDEFDMLLGIRPSGWEKNSKPSYGKRISTIGIEYSEHSSYKELERFVRFLKPKRVISTVPVGRDLFVTGKVPTQWYKYEGRASMLSTGYQPSISTFLATPQRVVPKISSETAMFLSPLEENEDDGDDDWQTAKSADHITISSSTPDQDSRPESEVVVKNEPLLSDTCPDSEVTNRNESLETEIIHDIEIDVKCEALQPDPDPEAAAVPYIPEEDESHNLEIGKDSGSRGTVIVVQESEEQAKASGSPCKAAVVSRLTSDASDDWLL; encoded by the exons ATGTCCAATGTGGGAAAGATAAAGATAAAATCATTCGCAGAACTGCAGGCCACCACTGGTATAAACGTGGAGCCGGACCCCGACCCACCGCCCACCAGTGATATCAACACGCCGAAGAAGAAAAGCGCGGGAAAATCTCGGGCTGCTACAACGACAAAGAAAGTCCAGGTGAAAACAGACCCACTCGGTGGTGTAACTATAGCCAGCACTGTGATTAAGCGGTCGAGTAAGAAGACTCCGCTGCCAGGCCAAATGCGCATCGATTCCTTCTTCAAAAGTGCCTCCAAGAACTACAAAGTCAACATGGTGCCAAAGTCATCCGCTAAGACGGTGGATCCTCCGCTTGCCAAACGGAAAGGTACCTCAAGGGGACGCAAGCGCCTGTTCGACGAGTCCACCACCACATCCAGCGCGTCCGCGGATACACTAGATCTCAAGCCGCCCGAGAAGCGGGTACAGCCTGGTCGCCGGGCGAAGGGCAAGGAGAACGCGAGCCTCTCCGAAGCGGAAGTGATTGACCTCTGCTCCGAGGACGAGCAAACAATCAAAAATGAGCTGCCGCAGGAAACCTCCCCGAGTACAGCGAGAAGTCCCAAATCTGTATCGAAGCTCCGGACCCCACTGCACGGCTCCATCCCAGAAGAAAAGCCTAGTACTCCCTACCCAGAAGCGAAGCTCGCCAGCCCAGCCAGCGTTAAGAGCTCCCCTGGGCTTCTAAGATCCCTGTCTGAAACCTTTTCCAACCCAAGTGAGAGCCCCATGCCCAAAAATTCGAAGAAAGGAACTGGGCGCAAACCAAAAAAGCCAAAGCCATGCCCGCCCTACAAAGTTGTAGAGGGAACATCATTCTGCGTCGACGGCTTTCAGTTTGGCGAGGTGGATGGTGTCACACATTACTTTCTCACCCACTACCACGCGGATCACTACATCGGCCTGACCAAAAAGTTCTGCTATCCCCTCTTTATGAGTCCCACCACTGCGCGCCTGGTGCGAACTTTTATTAAAGTGAATGAAGTGTGCATTCATGAAATAGATGTCGACCAAACGCTGATAGTAGAAGGTGTCCAAGTTACCGCCTTAGAAGCTAACCA TTGCCCTGGAGCCCTCATGTTTTTCTTCAAACTGAGCTCTGGCGAATGCATCCTCCACACTGGAGATTTTCGGGCGAGCGCCGAAATGGAGTCCCTGCCAATCTTCTGGAACCACGCCAACATAGATTTGCTCTATCTGGACACAACCTACATGAACAAAAACTACGACTTTTGTCACCAGACAGAGAGCGTCGACCGAGCAATAGATTTGGTGCGCGCCTTCATAGAGAAAAATCCGACGAAACGAATACTCATGGTCTGCGGATCTTACGTGATAGGCAAGGAGAAGATCTGGCTGGCCCTGGCTAACGAGTTCGCATTGACAGTTTGGACGGAGCCAAATCGCAGCATTGCAGCCAAATGCCTACAATTGCCAGATTTGGAAGCCGTCTTAACAGACGATCCCCGTAAAGCGAACTTGCACGTTATTACCATGGGAAAAGTTAGCTATCCG AGCCTGGTTGAGTATTTTAGTCAATTCGAGGACGAATTCGACATGTTGCTAGGCATAAGGCCCAGCGGATGGGAGAAAAACAGTAAGCCATCGTACGGAAAGCGAATCAGCACAATAGGCATTGAGTACTCGGAGCACTCCAGCTACAAAGAATTGGAGCGCTTTGTGCGCTTTCTCAAGCCAAAGCGAGTCATAAGTACCGTTCCCGTGGGTCGTGATCTCTTTGTCACTGGAAAGGTGCCTACCCAGTGGTATAAGTACGAAGGTCGGGCATCTATGCTAAGCACTGGATATCAGCCATCGATATCCACTTTTCTAGCCACGCCGCAGCGAGTTGTTCCAAAAATAAGTTCAGAGACTGCAATGTTCTTAAGCCCACTGGAGGAGAATGAAGATGACGGTGATGATGACTGGCAAACCGCCAAGTCAGCAGATCATATTACTATTTCATCCAGTACCCCGGATCAGGACTCACGACCAGAATCTGAAGTGGTCGTTAAAAATGAACCTCTGCTTTCAGATACGTGTCCCGATTCTGAAGTAACTAATAGAAACGAATCCCTGGAAACTGAAATTATACATGATATTGAAATAGACGTTAAATGCGAAGCCCTCCAACCAGATCCGGATCCCGAAGCAGCCGCTGTACCCTACATCCCGGAAGAGGATGAATCCCATAATCTGGAGATAGGAAAAGACTCTGGAAGCCGTGGCACTGTTATCGTTGTCCAAGAAAGCGAGGAGCAAGCTAAAGCCAGTGGCAGCCCCTGTAAGGCAGCTGTAGTTAGTAGACTGACGTCTGATGCATCCGACGATTGGCTCTTGTAG
- the Pi4KIIalpha gene encoding phosphatidylinositol 4-kinase type 2-alpha isoform X2: protein MAKANKKIVISEDPSFKPFDDELPTTSKDALESRSSVASASAPYACICCEGKCQLDKDYLETQSELDGDPPVLINSPSMARDSKDTVTVKILSPPCNCANCPLRNFYDPLFSEIVAKAEGAIENGVLPERIYQGSSGSYFVKDASHECLAVFKPKDEEPYGRLNPKWTKWMHKLCCPCCFGRACLIPNQGYLSESGASLVDRKLNLNVVPKTRVVRLVAESFNYARIDRQKAKLKKRIKEHYPSAHFNRMSLPLKTGSFQLFVEGYKDADYWLRRFDSEPLPPSVAKSFQLQFERLVVLDYIIRNTDRGNDNWLIKYVAPKVKSQVGGTGGRTMHGVVRPKLPTALGASEIVDLNEPQGSRNPKIDGHPADGTATNGQQDSSSLPSSEDEPSSRSPTSEPDWNVVNSAFIRIAAIDNGLAFPFKHPDSWRAYPYHWAWLPQAKIPFSEEIKDHVLPQLSDMNFVEEICTDLLYLFQQDRGFDKRLFERQMSVMRGQILNLTQALRDGKSPVQLVQMPAVIVERSSGSRFFSFTQRFQNKSPFFSWC from the exons ATGGCGAAGGCCAACAAAAAGATAGTTATCAGCGAAGATCCTTCTTTCAAACCGTTTGACGACGAACTGCCCACGACGAGCAAGGATGCGCTGGAGAGCAGGTCCTCGGTGGCTTCCGCCTCCGCGCCCTACGCCTGCATCTGCTGTGAGGGCAAGTGCCAGTTGGACAAGGACTATCTCGAAACCCAATCGGAGTTGGATGGCGACCCTCCGGTTCTGATTAACTCACCGTCGATGGCGCGCGACTCCAAAGACACAGTAACCGTCAAAATTTTGTCTCCGCCCTGCAACTGCGCCAACTGCCCGCTGAGGAACTTCT ATGATCCACTTTTCTCGGAGATCGTGGCGAAGGCAGAGGGGGCCATTGAGAATGGTGTCCTGCCCGAGCGCATTTACCAGGGTAGCAGTGGTTCCTATTTCGTCAAGGATGCCTCCCAC GAATGTCTGGCTGTATTCAAACCAAAGGATGAAGAGCCCTATGGCAGACTGAATCCAAAATGGACCAAATGGATGCACAAACTGTGCTGCCCCTGTTGTTTCGGCCGTGCTTGCTTGATTCCCAATCAGGG GTACCTGTCGGAATCCGGCGCCAGCTTAGTTGATCGAAAGCTTAATCTAAATGTGGTTCCAAAGACGCGAGTGGTCAGACTGGTGGCCGAAAGCTTTAACTATGCCCGTATCGATCGCCAGAAGGCCAAACTGAAGAAGCGCATCAAGGAGCACTATCCATCGGCTCATTTCAACCGAATGAGCCTTCCTCTAAAG ACTGGCTCCTTTCAGCTCTTCGTGGAGGGCTATAAGGATGCAGACTACTGGCTACGGCGCTTTGACAGCGAACCTTTGCCGCCGTCGGTGGCCAAGTCCTTTCAGCTGCAGTTCGAGCGCCTTGTCGTCCTGGATTACATCATTCGCAACACTGACCGGGGCAACGACAACTGGCTGATAAAGTACGTTGCGCCCAAGGTCAAGAGTCAGGTGGGCGGCACCGGTGGCAGGACTATGCATGGTGTCGTGCGTCCCAAATTGCCGACTGCCTTGGGGGCTTCGGAAATCGTTGACCTAAACGAGCCGCAGGGTAGCAGGAATCCAAAGATCGATGGTCATCCAGCTGATGGGACAGCCACCAATGGACAGCAGGACAGCAGCAGTCTGCCCAGCAGTGAGGACGAACCATCTTCGAGATCACCTACCTCGGAACCCGATTGGAATGTTGTGAACTCTGCCTTCATTCGGATCGCTGCCATTGACAACGGCCTCGCTTTCCCCTTTAAGCATCCGGACTCTTGGCGAGCCTATCCTTACCACTGGGCATGGCTGCCACAGGCAAAAATTCCATTTAGCGAAGAAATCAAGGATCACGTGCTCCCGCAGTTGTCAGATATGAACTTTGTTGAGGAGATCTGCACAGACCTGTTGTACCTGTTCCAGCAGGATCGTGGCTTTGACAAGCGTCTGTTCGAGCGCCAGATGTCTGTGATGCGGGGTCAGATCCTTAATCTCACCCAGGCACTAAGGGATGGCAAGTCGCCGGTGCAACTGGTTCAGATGCCAGCCGTGATTGTGGAACG ATCAAGCGGCAGTCGTTTCTTTTCATTTACGCAGCGCTTCCAAAACAAGAGTCCCTTCTTCTCTTGGTG CTAA
- the Pi4KIIalpha gene encoding phosphatidylinositol 4-kinase type 2-alpha isoform X1, with the protein MSGARDQEDPPLLQLEDEVDLIGDFVKNQTPPSSQLAPLLNGFESTTNQLTTKVEINTIGMGKRKTRRRGRRDREPMLLSVDDDEDEEEVPEERRHTNGLPPGEESAGGDAALQKPQVDKLVMLHDDQTDDGDDEDGEEEVLLRRSSNLRNQRFKGRAEESIDNNSQQPQIISHIAPAKVATSASTAASPLKTASHIALARHPHDEADDICLVPEIDFEGMSTDAGSDNRESQPLLGGGSASHGSRISELLGGLGRGHDHVEFVSNTFGDDPLFSEIVAKAEGAIENGVLPERIYQGSSGSYFVKDASHECLAVFKPKDEEPYGRLNPKWTKWMHKLCCPCCFGRACLIPNQGYLSESGASLVDRKLNLNVVPKTRVVRLVAESFNYARIDRQKAKLKKRIKEHYPSAHFNRMSLPLKTGSFQLFVEGYKDADYWLRRFDSEPLPPSVAKSFQLQFERLVVLDYIIRNTDRGNDNWLIKYVAPKVKSQVGGTGGRTMHGVVRPKLPTALGASEIVDLNEPQGSRNPKIDGHPADGTATNGQQDSSSLPSSEDEPSSRSPTSEPDWNVVNSAFIRIAAIDNGLAFPFKHPDSWRAYPYHWAWLPQAKIPFSEEIKDHVLPQLSDMNFVEEICTDLLYLFQQDRGFDKRLFERQMSVMRGQILNLTQALRDGKSPVQLVQMPAVIVERSSGSRFFSFTQRFQNKSPFFSWC; encoded by the exons ATGAGCGGCGCACGGGATCAGGAAGATCCACCGCTGCTCCAGCTCGAGGACGAGGTGGATCTCATCGGAGACTTTGTGAAGAACCAAACGCCGCCCAGCAGCCAGCTGGCCCCGCTCCTGAATGGCTTCGAGTCGACCACCAACCAGTTGACCACCAAAGTAGAG ATCAATACCATTGGCATGGGCAAACGCAAGACCAGGAGAAGAGGCAGGAGGGACCGGGAACCCATGCTACTGTCGGTGGACGAcgacgaggacgaggaggagGTGCCAGAGGAGAGACGCCACACAAACGGCCTGCCTCCAGGCGAGGAGAGTGCCGGGGGCGATGCTGCACTTCAGAAACCGCAAGTGGATAAGTTGGTCATGCTCCACGACGACCAAACCGACGACGGCGACGACGAAGATGGCGAAGAAGAAGTGCTGCTTAGGAGGAGCTCAAACCTGCGCAACCAGAGATTCAAAGGTCGCGCTGAGGAGAGCATAGACAACAACAGTCAACAGCCACAGATAATTAGTCACATCGCACCCGCGAAGGTAGCCACATCTGCATCGACAGCGGCATCTCCGCTGAAAACCGCTTCGCACATTGCCCTCGCCCGTCACCCGCATGACGAGGCCGACGACATCTGCCTGGTGCCAGAAATCGACTTCGAGGGCATGTCCACGGACGCGGGCAGCGACAACCGGGAGTCCCAGCCGCTCCTGGGAGGAGGCAGTGCCAGCCACGGAAGCCGCATCAGTGAGCTGTTGGGCGGACTGGGTCGCGGGCACGATCATGTGGAATTCGTGTCGAACACATTTGGCG ATGATCCACTTTTCTCGGAGATCGTGGCGAAGGCAGAGGGGGCCATTGAGAATGGTGTCCTGCCCGAGCGCATTTACCAGGGTAGCAGTGGTTCCTATTTCGTCAAGGATGCCTCCCAC GAATGTCTGGCTGTATTCAAACCAAAGGATGAAGAGCCCTATGGCAGACTGAATCCAAAATGGACCAAATGGATGCACAAACTGTGCTGCCCCTGTTGTTTCGGCCGTGCTTGCTTGATTCCCAATCAGGG GTACCTGTCGGAATCCGGCGCCAGCTTAGTTGATCGAAAGCTTAATCTAAATGTGGTTCCAAAGACGCGAGTGGTCAGACTGGTGGCCGAAAGCTTTAACTATGCCCGTATCGATCGCCAGAAGGCCAAACTGAAGAAGCGCATCAAGGAGCACTATCCATCGGCTCATTTCAACCGAATGAGCCTTCCTCTAAAG ACTGGCTCCTTTCAGCTCTTCGTGGAGGGCTATAAGGATGCAGACTACTGGCTACGGCGCTTTGACAGCGAACCTTTGCCGCCGTCGGTGGCCAAGTCCTTTCAGCTGCAGTTCGAGCGCCTTGTCGTCCTGGATTACATCATTCGCAACACTGACCGGGGCAACGACAACTGGCTGATAAAGTACGTTGCGCCCAAGGTCAAGAGTCAGGTGGGCGGCACCGGTGGCAGGACTATGCATGGTGTCGTGCGTCCCAAATTGCCGACTGCCTTGGGGGCTTCGGAAATCGTTGACCTAAACGAGCCGCAGGGTAGCAGGAATCCAAAGATCGATGGTCATCCAGCTGATGGGACAGCCACCAATGGACAGCAGGACAGCAGCAGTCTGCCCAGCAGTGAGGACGAACCATCTTCGAGATCACCTACCTCGGAACCCGATTGGAATGTTGTGAACTCTGCCTTCATTCGGATCGCTGCCATTGACAACGGCCTCGCTTTCCCCTTTAAGCATCCGGACTCTTGGCGAGCCTATCCTTACCACTGGGCATGGCTGCCACAGGCAAAAATTCCATTTAGCGAAGAAATCAAGGATCACGTGCTCCCGCAGTTGTCAGATATGAACTTTGTTGAGGAGATCTGCACAGACCTGTTGTACCTGTTCCAGCAGGATCGTGGCTTTGACAAGCGTCTGTTCGAGCGCCAGATGTCTGTGATGCGGGGTCAGATCCTTAATCTCACCCAGGCACTAAGGGATGGCAAGTCGCCGGTGCAACTGGTTCAGATGCCAGCCGTGATTGTGGAACG ATCAAGCGGCAGTCGTTTCTTTTCATTTACGCAGCGCTTCCAAAACAAGAGTCCCTTCTTCTCTTGGTG CTAA
- the Pi4KIIalpha gene encoding phosphatidylinositol 4-kinase type 2-beta isoform X3 has translation MRIFVLRTNFINDPLFSEIVAKAEGAIENGVLPERIYQGSSGSYFVKDASHECLAVFKPKDEEPYGRLNPKWTKWMHKLCCPCCFGRACLIPNQGYLSESGASLVDRKLNLNVVPKTRVVRLVAESFNYARIDRQKAKLKKRIKEHYPSAHFNRMSLPLKTGSFQLFVEGYKDADYWLRRFDSEPLPPSVAKSFQLQFERLVVLDYIIRNTDRGNDNWLIKYVAPKVKSQVGGTGGRTMHGVVRPKLPTALGASEIVDLNEPQGSRNPKIDGHPADGTATNGQQDSSSLPSSEDEPSSRSPTSEPDWNVVNSAFIRIAAIDNGLAFPFKHPDSWRAYPYHWAWLPQAKIPFSEEIKDHVLPQLSDMNFVEEICTDLLYLFQQDRGFDKRLFERQMSVMRGQILNLTQALRDGKSPVQLVQMPAVIVERSSGSRFFSFTQRFQNKSPFFSWC, from the exons ATGCGAATCTTCGTTTTACGCACGAACTTTATCA ATGATCCACTTTTCTCGGAGATCGTGGCGAAGGCAGAGGGGGCCATTGAGAATGGTGTCCTGCCCGAGCGCATTTACCAGGGTAGCAGTGGTTCCTATTTCGTCAAGGATGCCTCCCAC GAATGTCTGGCTGTATTCAAACCAAAGGATGAAGAGCCCTATGGCAGACTGAATCCAAAATGGACCAAATGGATGCACAAACTGTGCTGCCCCTGTTGTTTCGGCCGTGCTTGCTTGATTCCCAATCAGGG GTACCTGTCGGAATCCGGCGCCAGCTTAGTTGATCGAAAGCTTAATCTAAATGTGGTTCCAAAGACGCGAGTGGTCAGACTGGTGGCCGAAAGCTTTAACTATGCCCGTATCGATCGCCAGAAGGCCAAACTGAAGAAGCGCATCAAGGAGCACTATCCATCGGCTCATTTCAACCGAATGAGCCTTCCTCTAAAG ACTGGCTCCTTTCAGCTCTTCGTGGAGGGCTATAAGGATGCAGACTACTGGCTACGGCGCTTTGACAGCGAACCTTTGCCGCCGTCGGTGGCCAAGTCCTTTCAGCTGCAGTTCGAGCGCCTTGTCGTCCTGGATTACATCATTCGCAACACTGACCGGGGCAACGACAACTGGCTGATAAAGTACGTTGCGCCCAAGGTCAAGAGTCAGGTGGGCGGCACCGGTGGCAGGACTATGCATGGTGTCGTGCGTCCCAAATTGCCGACTGCCTTGGGGGCTTCGGAAATCGTTGACCTAAACGAGCCGCAGGGTAGCAGGAATCCAAAGATCGATGGTCATCCAGCTGATGGGACAGCCACCAATGGACAGCAGGACAGCAGCAGTCTGCCCAGCAGTGAGGACGAACCATCTTCGAGATCACCTACCTCGGAACCCGATTGGAATGTTGTGAACTCTGCCTTCATTCGGATCGCTGCCATTGACAACGGCCTCGCTTTCCCCTTTAAGCATCCGGACTCTTGGCGAGCCTATCCTTACCACTGGGCATGGCTGCCACAGGCAAAAATTCCATTTAGCGAAGAAATCAAGGATCACGTGCTCCCGCAGTTGTCAGATATGAACTTTGTTGAGGAGATCTGCACAGACCTGTTGTACCTGTTCCAGCAGGATCGTGGCTTTGACAAGCGTCTGTTCGAGCGCCAGATGTCTGTGATGCGGGGTCAGATCCTTAATCTCACCCAGGCACTAAGGGATGGCAAGTCGCCGGTGCAACTGGTTCAGATGCCAGCCGTGATTGTGGAACG ATCAAGCGGCAGTCGTTTCTTTTCATTTACGCAGCGCTTCCAAAACAAGAGTCCCTTCTTCTCTTGGTG CTAA
- the LOC108016288 gene encoding uncharacterized protein, which produces MTAGITEKETAGQLLDDLYLDMFHLIEEHTQCRINLERSNASGAILLARTRFQHGGSNSVSTAQIPTENSAEFNALCRVVDSGDGISIQRQAVDKSKGFVEPLHWFSVLPPMSLRNAVSKFKDCIELVAESTNLQRQLVDALNWIAKLRQTALLN; this is translated from the exons ATGACCGCCGGAATAACTGAAAAGGAGACCGCAGGCCAGCTGCTGGACGACTTGTACCTGGACATGTTCCACCTGATCGAGGAGCACACCCAGTGCCGGATTAATCTGGAGCGAAGCAACGCCAGTGGGGCGATTCTCCTGGCCCGCACTCGGTTCCAACACGGAGGCAGCAACTCCGTGTCCACGGCGCAGATCCCTACGGAGAACAGTGCCGAGTTCAATGCCCTCTGCCGAGTCGTGGACTCTGGGGATGGCATCTCCATCCAGAGACAGGCGGTGGACAAATCCAAGGGCTTCGTGGAGCCCCTGCACTGGTTCTC GGTTCTGCCGCCGATGAGTTTGCGCAATGCGGTTTCCAAGTTTAAGGATTGCATCGAGCTGGTGGCGGAGAGCACAAATCTGCAGCGGCAGCTGGTAGATGCCCTGAATTGGATTGCTAAACTGCGCCAGACGGCCCTGCTGAACTAG